The following proteins are co-located in the Candidatus Nitrotoga sp. AM1P genome:
- a CDS encoding sulfurtransferase TusA family protein, which yields MEFDVELDARQLSCPLPILRTKKMLSQMQGGQVLKVVATDKKSPDDFTDFCKQTGNDLLSAAQQGDEFVFYLRRRQI from the coding sequence ATGGAATTTGATGTCGAATTGGATGCTCGTCAGTTGAGTTGCCCTTTGCCTATTCTGCGTACCAAAAAAATGTTGTCGCAGATGCAAGGTGGGCAAGTACTGAAAGTGGTTGCTACAGACAAAAAATCACCGGATGACTTCACCGATTTTTGCAAACAAACCGGGAATGATTTGTTGTCTGCTGCACAGCAAGGTGACGAGTTCGTATTTTACCTGCGTCGCCGACAGATTTAA